ACCGCTTCTCACTTCCTTCCAACACCTGCCGTACTTGGAGCTCTGGGCTCATCTGTTCCATAATGTTATTTATGCATTTTTGTGGGGAAGAAGCCActtataaatagatataaattgaaaaacacagaagcaaaaagaaaaacctgtgAAACCAAGCTCAGGGCTCCCTCACCCACCGCCGGCCCCTGGGCCCAGACCAACAGCGCCCTTCCCAGGCCACCCTGCAGAGGGAAGTCCCAAGCTgcaccctggggcacctgggccaTAATAGAGTGTCTGTCTGTTTTATATAAACCATGGACCCCAAGTGGGCCCGGAAGCCTCCAGTCCTCAGCCCAGTGCTCAGCACGCACATGCACTCTCACACACAAGCCGCCACCTACGCTGGGAGCAATTGGGGCCTGTCCAGCCGGCCAGGCAGTAGCAGGTCCCGTCCGAGGGGTGGCAGGAGGAGTGGTTGGCACACTTGCAGGGCACACAGCGTTTGCCATAGCGGCCAGGCTGGCAGGCTGGGGGGAAAGGGCCGGTGATGACTGGGGGCAGGGACCACCCCTGGGTCAGCCCGGGACCCCACCAGCGCCCTCCCTTCTCTGCATTGTGGAAGACGCCCAGAGAGCAGTGGGGGGCTTCTGGCATCAGACATCGCCCTGCACCCTCCTGCTGGTGAGGGAGGGTGGGAGCGGGAGCCTCACACTTCTGGCAGGAGGGCCCTCGGAATCCAGGGGCGCACACGCAATTGCCGTTCTCCGGGAGGCAGGTACCCCCGTTCTTGCAGGTGCAGCTCTTACTGCAGTCGGCTCCCCAGAGGCCGTCGGGGCAGGGCAGGTGGCAGCGGGCCCCTGTGGGAGAGAAAGGTATGGCAAGCCTGGCCGGCCCCCCCCACTCACATCCACAGGGGCTCTGATGGACGTACTCCCTGTGGGCTCCATCCCCCAGCTCTGGGGGACTTGGGGCCAGGACACCTCAGTGCTCACCCGTCCAGCCGGCCTGGCACTGGCAGTGTCCATGAACAGGGTCGCAGCCATCAGAGTGGTCACAGTCACAGCGGCTGGCACAGCCTTTGCCAAACTGCCCCTTCTTGGAGAGGGAGTGGAGGGCGGGGCAGGCCAGTCAGCCCGGAGTTTGCTGTGACCTGCCCGCCCGCGGGCAGACGGGCTGTTGAGCACTTACCGGGCAGGGGAGCTGGCAGTGCACTCCGTGCCACCCAGGGGTGCAGGTGCAGGCTCCGGTTCGGGGGCTGCAAGCTGCCTCGTGGGCACACTGGCAGCTGGCATTGCAACCGAAGCCCCAGGTTCCAGGCGAGCAGGGCACGGAGCAGTTACCACGCTGCCAACCTGGAAGAGGGGCCCCACAGAGAGGCATGGGGATCCAGCTCCACCCCCCACCAAGCACGCAAGGCAGGAGCTGTGCCCCGCTCTGGGCTGGGAGCTGAGAGTGGGCGTGGGGGTGCTCGAGGCCCAGGCGGGAGGCAAGCGTGTGCACCGGTAACACGCTGGGTGGCTGCTGGTGGTCCACCAATCCCTTCTGGGGCCTGCAgaatggggggcaggggggcttgGCAGCAAACCCCACACCAGGTACCTAAATGAGTAATGCAGATCACCTGTAAGACTACAGGGAGGAGTGGGGACTGGAGCCCAGAGGCGGGTTGCACATCACCGAGAGCCACCCAAACACAACTCAAGCCGTGTCAGAACGCAGCCTAAAGGTTGCCAACCGGCCCCCCGGGTGGATCTCAGAAGCCCTTCCAGGCCCTCCCAACTTGTGGCTCTTGATGACTGAGGGCGAGGGATGCTCGCCCAAGAGGTGCCTTCTGGCCTGGACCTTTCAGTGCAAGTAGGATTTTTGTGGttgaaaaaaagcaaagtggATTTTCCAGGAAGGAAGTGGCCTGGCGACTTTCCCACCGTCCAGCGGCGGCCCGGGGACCCCGCCCCTGCGCTCGGGCCCGCCTTCTTGCCCGTGGCCCCGCCCCCGACCCGCCCCTCCCCGGAGACCCGGCCCCCTCACCCTCCTTGCACACGCAGGCGCCGTCCACCGGCGAGCAGGCGATGGCGTTGTCGCAGGAGCAGCGCGCGCTGCAGTCGACTCCATAGGTGTCGGGGGGGCAGAGGCTGGCGCAGTGCGGGCCCTGAAAGCGGGGGCGCGGGGGCCGGTGAGGGGGCGGCCCGGCCCCTCCGCTGCCCCCTCCTCCGGGTCCTCCCCGCGCCACGCCTCACCGTGTAGCCGGGCGCACAGCGGCACTGGCCGCTGTCGGGCTGGCACACGCCGCCGTGGAGGCAGAGGCAGTGCTCCTGGCAGCCGGGCCCGTGCGTGTCCTGCGGGCAGCTCTCGTTGCAGTGCAGGCCGGCCCAGCCCGGCAGGCACGAGCACTCCCCGCTCATCGGGTGGCAGCTGCGGCGGGAGCGGGCGGCGCTGTCTGACGGGGTCCGCGCGCGCCTCCCGCGCCTCCCCGGGCTCCCCAGGCTCCCGGGCTCCTCGGCGCGGCGGGCGCCGGGCTTCGCCGAACCGGGGGACCGTTCCGAGCGCGCCCCGACTACCgaggcccctccctctcccttctgcgaCATCTGTCCCGCCCTCGGGCCGGGCTCCCGGGCTTCAGCGCCCAGGGCCTCTCCCATTGGCGTCCTGCCCCTGAGCGCGCTCCGGCGCCACACCTGAGGCTGTGCTCTGGGTCGCAGGTGCAGGGCTCCTGGCAGCTGAGGCCGTAGAGGCCGTCGGGGCAGAGGCGCTCGGTGCAGCGGTCCCCAGTGAAGCCGTGTTCGCACAGACACGCACCGTTGGCCGGGAAGCAGCGCGCGCCCTGGGCGCAGTCGCACGTCTCTGCACAGTCCTGGCCGAAGCGGCCCACGGGGCACTCCTCACGGCACCTGGGGGCCTGCCCAGTGAGTCTGAGGGCACgcaccctcccccctctcccgcCCCCACCAAAGCCACTCACCGATCCCCCGTGTAGCCTGGGGCGCAGCGACACTGGCCAGTGAATCGGTCGCAGAGACCACCATTGTGACAGTGGCACTCTTGGGAGCAGTTGGGTCCATGGAAGCCctctgggcagggcagggagcagaTGGTGCCCTGGAGAGGTGGAACATGGACAGCCCCTCCCCATGGGCATTGGACCCCTTGATACCCCCACCCCTCAACACcctgcagggtcacagagcccacccccttcACACACCCCCTCCTCCCGCCCTGCGGAGAAGCTCCCCGTGCAGGCCACCCCCTTCCTACCATCCAACCAGGTGGGCAGCTGCAggagccctgggaggcctggtAGACACCCCCGTTGTGGCAAGGTTGAGTTCTGGGGCAGAAGCCTGCAGGGCCCGGGAGACAGGACATCTCACAGCTGCTGGGCAAAGCAGTGAGGTCAGGGCGGGCACAAGCAGCACGGGCCTCCCCTTTGCCCCCTGCCCCGTGCTTCCCGGGGGAGCAAATCCTGACCTCAGAGCTCAGTGTGGCAGCCAGCCTGCGGGTGTCgtgccccccactccccttcccccactttccccacccccaccccggaggAGTCAGAAAGCAAAGGTTTCCAGGACCAGAAATGGCAGGGACAGCCAGCACCACCAGAAGGGGTAGGGCAAGCAGCCTGCGCTGCCAGTCCCCTCCAGACACATCTGCCTGCCCTGGTTTCTCTGCCCCAGAGGGCTCCGCGCTGGAGCTGCTCCATGAGGCCCCATGCATCCCCACCCGGCCTGCACCTCCTCGCGACAGGCTTCTCTGGGACCGTGTCAGCCCCACTTGGGGACACCCGCTCACACACGCAGGCTCTGTCATCCGCACAGAGAGCCTCCCAGCTGGAGGACCCTGCTGTCGCCTTACAAGGAGGGAACAGCTCACAGAGACTCAACGATGGGCTCAAGCTCGCTCAACGGGtcggtggcagagctgggacaagGACCTTGGCCTCTCCATTCTGTCCCACTGGGGGTCCAGCCCGTCTCCTCAATCTGCATATAGGCCCAGGTGGTCCTCTGCCCACCACCCCGTTGTGCACCTGGGCCCCTTCCTCTCcggggggcagaagcaggctccggTCCGGGGGTCACAGGGCGCTCCGTGGCACCTGCAGCGTAACCCGCAGGCGGGGCCGTACTGGCCgggggggcagggctggaggcAACGTGGGGGCTGCAGGCCcaaggggcagaagcaggctccgctcTTGGGGTCGCAGGAGCTGCTGTTCCCGCAGTGGCAGGGCTCGTCACACTGAGGTCCCCACACGCCTGGGGCACAGGCTGCAGGATGAGGAGGGCAGAAGGGGGTCACCAGGGGTCTCCCCCTCCCTAGCCTCCATGAGTCCAAGCCCACTCCCCAAACCCATGCCCTGTGCCCCACTTCGGAAAAGGCAGCTGGCTGCTCTGAGGCTCTTGGAGTGTTGGGGTGCTAAACCCCTGTGAGCGGTAGAGAAGGTGCGGCCggccctcccccccagccccctagccccccagccccccagcactCACCGCTGGAGCAGTCGTCGCCCCGCCAGCCCTGCTCACACTGGCACCGGCCGGGAGCCACACAGCGGCCGTGGACGCACTCCTGGGCACAGAGCGCTGGGGCAGAGACCGAGGGAGTGAGAACcgcttcctctgcccccaccagcCTCTCCCCCTTGGAAACCGGACCCTGGGGGCCTGACCCTCCCAGAGCAGCACCTCGGCCTGGAAGAAGTGGCCACAGAAGACAGGGCCAGCAAGTCAGGCCAGAACTTGACAGAAGCTCAGAGTCCAGGCTCCCCAGCCCCTTTCGGTGACATTGTCCAAGCACCATGGTTGGGAAAGAAAGGGGACCCTCAGGAGGGAACCAGACTTGACGGCTATGTGGACATcagtgggtgggggcggggcaggctgGGCAGGAGTCGACAGTGACAGTGACCGTGACAGTGATGGTGACGGTGACtgatggaggggagagaggcaaagcaggctcccgccgggAGCCCGTGGGGTGTGGCGGCCCACTCTGGGCTGCGTGGTGGCGCCAGGCAGGTGAGCCTAGTGGAAGACACACAGCAACAGAGGCAGGAACGGGGCGAGACAGACTCGGAGCGACAGAGGGACACAGGCAGCcctgagacagacagacagacagagacagatgcTCCAACacatggagaggaggggagggagaaacatgGGGGCAGCTAGGACAGAGGTGGCTAGTGGCCGCTGCTGGCGGGGGGACAAGCCCGGAGGCAGCAGGGAGGCACACGGGAAGGACAGACTCACGGACACAGGTATCCCCGCTCTCATAGAAGCCTTGGCAACAGCGCAGGCGTTTCCGGTGCTCCGTCCTCACCACCTGGCGGTACACCGGCCTGTAGACTACCCTAGGGGACCCCGAAGGTGGCCCTCAGCGCTCCCCGTTGACACTAGACAAGCACTGTGCGACCCTGGGAGGCCCCTGCTCCCGTAGAGCAGGAGCATTCCCTCACTGACCCCCCCACGCACActtgcgcacacgcacacacgcgcacagGTGCACACATACCCAcacgagccccccccccccccgctcccttTCAGTGCCGTGAGGCCAGACGCTTCCTCGGCTCCCCCAAGTGTCCAAGAAGAGAAGGAGGGTATGGAGAGCCGGGCTGCTGAGCCAGCGCTGAGCCCACGGCGGGTGGGGGGCAGGCAACCGCGGGCACTCACGTGGGCTGGGGGCAGGCGTGGGGGCTCTCCCAGGGCCGGTCACAGGGCTCTGAGGGGAGCAGGCTGAAGGGGCGGGAGTGGGACTCCTTGGTGATGGTGGTGAAGCTGCAGGACAGGGgtggggtcaggggtcagggcGGGGGAGGCCTCGCGCTGCCGCAGGGCCCTCAGGAAGCAGGGGTGTGAGGGCTTGGCCATGCTGGGGAAGGTGGGTTTGCTCCCCCAAGCCTAGGAGGAACCCCTGTCCTGGCCCCCTCCCCCTGAAGGGGTCTTCCCAGAATCGGAGTATTTCTGGGACCCCCTCATCATTGCTCTCTCCTCAGCCTACAGGACCAGAGCGttccagtcccccccccccccgcctcctcccGTGCTGGAATTGACTCCTGGGCCCAGCGGACGGAGATGGGCTGAAACACTTCTGGCCAAACCCTGACCTGGGCCTTGCTCCCCAACCCTGTGCCCTTTGCTCCCCCTGGACCCGCGGCCCTATTTGCTCCACAGGGAATGGCTCCCACCTGCATTGTGTCCTGCAGCCGGCTTCCCGGGGGAccagggggtggggacaggaaagGACAGGTCAGAAGTAGCCCCGGCAGGGGAGCAGAAAGAGCAGGGACAGGACCAGGCGGCGTGGGAGGGAGGACTAGGgaggacttggggggggggggctggggagaggcaggga
This portion of the Mustela lutreola isolate mMusLut2 chromosome 14, mMusLut2.pri, whole genome shotgun sequence genome encodes:
- the PEAR1 gene encoding platelet endothelial aggregation receptor 1 isoform X1, coding for MLPPLCPLQLLTLGLGLAGALSPSDPNTCSFWESFTTITKESHSRPFSLLPSEPCDRPWESPHACPQPTVVYRPVYRQVVRTEHRKRLRCCQGFYESGDTCVPLCAQECVHGRCVAPGRCQCEQGWRGDDCSSACAPGVWGPQCDEPCHCGNSSSCDPKSGACFCPLGLQPPRCLQPCPPGQYGPACGLRCRCHGAPCDPRTGACFCPPERKGPSCEMSCLPGPAGFCPRTQPCHNGGVYQASQGSCSCPPGWMGTICSLPCPEGFHGPNCSQECHCHNGGLCDRFTGQCRCAPGYTGDRCREECPVGRFGQDCAETCDCAQGARCFPANGACLCEHGFTGDRCTERLCPDGLYGLSCQEPCTCDPEHSLSCHPMSGECSCLPGWAGLHCNESCPQDTHGPGCQEHCLCLHGGVCQPDSGQCRCAPGYTGPHCASLCPPDTYGVDCSARCSCDNAIACSPVDGACVCKEGWQRGNCSVPCSPGTWGFGCNASCQCAHEAACSPRTGACTCTPGWHGVHCQLPCPKGQFGKGCASRCDCDHSDGCDPVHGHCQCQAGWTGARCHLPCPDGLWGADCSKSCTCKNGGTCLPENGNCVCAPGFRGPSCQKSCQPGRYGKRCVPCKCANHSSCHPSDGTCYCLAGWTGPNCSQPCPLGHWGADCAQSCQCGHGGTCHPQDGSCFCPPGWTGRLCLEGCSPGTFGANCSQPCQCGPGERCHPVTGACVCPPEDSGAPCRIGNQEPFTMMPTSPVAYNSLGAVIGIAVLGSLVVALLVLFVGYRHWQKGKEHRHLVVAYSGGHLDSSEYVMPDVPPSYSHYYSNPSYHTLSQCSPNPLPPNKVPGSQPFTGFQGLDNHSTLPADWKHRREPRPGPLEQGPISEEGLGASVASLSNENPYATIRDLPSLLGSPRESSYVEMKGPPAGSPPRQPAQVWDSQRRRHPQPQRDSGTYEEPSPLTYDRDSVGSQPPLPPGLPPGHYDSPKNSHIPGHYDLPPVRHPPSPPLRRQDR
- the PEAR1 gene encoding platelet endothelial aggregation receptor 1 isoform X3 codes for the protein MRAGIPVSGLGSLDSELLSSSGLTCWPCLLWPLLPGRALCAQECVHGRCVAPGRCQCEQGWRGDDCSSACAPGVWGPQCDEPCHCGNSSSCDPKSGACFCPLGLQPPRCLQPCPPGQYGPACGLRCRCHGAPCDPRTGACFCPPERKGPSCEMSCLPGPAGFCPRTQPCHNGGVYQASQGSCSCPPGWMGTICSLPCPEGFHGPNCSQECHCHNGGLCDRFTGQCRCAPGYTGDRCREECPVGRFGQDCAETCDCAQGARCFPANGACLCEHGFTGDRCTERLCPDGLYGLSCQEPCTCDPEHSLSCHPMSGECSCLPGWAGLHCNESCPQDTHGPGCQEHCLCLHGGVCQPDSGQCRCAPGYTGPHCASLCPPDTYGVDCSARCSCDNAIACSPVDGACVCKEGWQRGNCSVPCSPGTWGFGCNASCQCAHEAACSPRTGACTCTPGWHGVHCQLPCPKGQFGKGCASRCDCDHSDGCDPVHGHCQCQAGWTGARCHLPCPDGLWGADCSKSCTCKNGGTCLPENGNCVCAPGFRGPSCQKSCQPGRYGKRCVPCKCANHSSCHPSDGTCYCLAGWTGPNCSQPCPLGHWGADCAQSCQCGHGGTCHPQDGSCFCPPGWTGRLCLEGCSPGTFGANCSQPCQCGPGERCHPVTGACVCPPEDSGAPCRIGNQEPFTMMPTSPVAYNSLGAVIGIAVLGSLVVALLVLFVGYRHWQKGKEHRHLVVAYSGGHLDSSEYVMPDVPPSYSHYYSNPSYHTLSQCSPNPLPPNKVPGSQPFTGFQGLDNHSTLPADWKHRREPRPGPLEQGPISEEGLGASVASLSNENPYATIRDLPSLLGSPRESSYVEMKGPPAGSPPRQPAQVWDSQRRRHPQPQRDSGTYEEPSPLTYDRDSVGSQPPLPPGLPPGHYDSPKNSHIPGHYDLPPVRHPPSPPLRRQDR
- the PEAR1 gene encoding platelet endothelial aggregation receptor 1 isoform X2, whose product is MLPPLCPLQLLTLGLGLAGALSPSDPNTCSFWESFTTITKESHSRPFSLLPSEPCDRPWESPHACPQPTVVYRPVYRQVVRTEHRKRLRCCQGFYESGDTCVPLCAQECVHGRCVAPGRCQCEQGWRGDDCSSACAPGVWGPQCDEPCHCGNSSSCDPKSGACFCPLGLQPPRCLQPCPPGQYGPACGLRCRCHGAPCDPRTGACFCPPERKGPSCEMSCLPGPAGFCPRTQPCHNGGVYQASQGSCSCPPGWMGTICSLPCPEGFHGPNCSQECHCHNGGLCDRFTGQCRCAPGYTGDRCREECPVGRFGQDCAETCDCAQGARCFPANGACLCEHGFTGDRCTERLCPDGLYGLSCQEPCTCDPEHSLSCHPMSGECSCLPGWAGLHCNESCPQDTHGPGCQEHCLCLHGGVCQPDSGQCRCAPGYTGPHCASLCPPDTYGVDCSARCSCDNAIACSPVDGACVCKEGWQRGNCSVPCSPGTWGFGCNASCQCAHEAACSPRTGACTCTPGWHGVHCQLPCPKGQFGKGCASRCDCDHSDGCDPVHGHCQCQAGWTGARCHLPCPDGLWGADCSKSCTCKNGGTCLPENGNCVCAPGFRGPSCQKSCQPGRYGKRCVPCKCANHSSCHPSDGTCYCLAGWTGPNCSQPCPLGHWGADCAQSCQCGHGGTCHPQDGSCFCPPGWTGRLCLEGCSPGTFGANCSQPCQCGPGERCHPVTGACVCPPEDSGAPCRIGNQEPFTMMPTSPVAYNSLGAVIGIAVLGSLVVALLVLFVGYRHWQKGKEHRHLVVAYSGGHLDSSEYVMPDVPPSYSHYYSNPSYHTLSQCSPNPLPPNKGLDNHSTLPADWKHRREPRPGPLEQGPISEEGLGASVASLSNENPYATIRDLPSLLGSPRESSYVEMKGPPAGSPPRQPAQVWDSQRRRHPQPQRDSGTYEEPSPLTYDRDSVGSQPPLPPGLPPGHYDSPKNSHIPGHYDLPPVRHPPSPPLRRQDR